The Xanthomonas rydalmerensis genomic interval GATGACCCTGGTGATCGTGGCCGGCTTCTTTCCGCTGGGCATGGCGCTATGGCAGAGCGTGGCGGTGGCGCTGCTGCTGTGCGCGATCAGCGCCGTGTCCGGCCACCTGCTGCTGGACGGCGCGGCGCACGATGCCTACCTGCGCCTGCAGTGGCTGCTGTGGACCGCGGTGCCGGTCGGCGCGGTCGGCGGCTACCTGCGCGAACACTCGCGCCGCGAAGGCTTCCTGCAGCGGCGGGTGCGCGACGACGAAGCCTTGCGCGACGCGCTCACCGGGCTTGGCGACCGCCGCCGCTTCGACGAACACCTGGCGGTGGCGCTGGCCGAGCGCGGGCGCCTGCAGCGCGGGCTGGCGCTGATCCTGGTTGAGTTGGACGGCTTCGCCGCGCTGGCGCAGCGCAGCGGTGCCGGTGCCGCCGACCGCGCGGTGCTGGAGGTGGCCGAGGCCATGCAATGTCTGCTGCGTCCGCTGGATGTGGCCATGCGCATCGGCGCCGACCGCTTCGCACTGGTGCTGTACGACGCCAGCGGTGCGCACCTGCGCCAGGTGGCGCCGGCGCTGCGCGACATGGTCGAGGTGATGGCGATCGCGCAGGAGACGGCGGACGCGCGGCCGCTGACGGTCAGCGTCGGTGCGCTGCTGGCCGCGCCCGAGGACACGCCGGCCACGCTGATGCAGCGCGCCGAGGCGTTGCTGGACTCGGCGCGCGCCGTCGGCAACCGCGTGGTGCTGGCCGAGGACACCGGCTGGTAGCGCGCGATGCGCGCGCGTGCACGGTGCCGGATGCGGCGACAATCGCCGGCGCTGCCGGCGCACGTTCACTCCGCTGATCGCGACACCGGCGGGCGCAGCACGCAATACGTCGCCGCGCTCCAGCCAGCGCCATCCCTTCGCCCTTGGGCGCCAAGGCTGGAACCCGTACTTGGCGTACTAGTCCAGCGCCACGGTCTGGCGAGGGCTTGGCCAGAACAGGGCGGCCTGGCCCCACCCCGCGGCGCTGCCGAAGCCCAACTGCCAGATTTCGCCATCATGGATGAGGAAGCTGTTGCCCAGCTTGTCGACCCGTGGCCCGCTGTAGCCGCCGGTCAAGCCGTTGCGCGTGACGGTCTCGAGCAATCGTTGCCGTTCGGTGCGATCGGATGGGCCGGCGCTCAGGCGGGACGGCAGTGAGAGCATCTCGCGCTCGCTGTACTTGAAGCAGTTCAAGGCGCAGCGATTGGCGTAGAAGAACACGGGATCGGTGCCGGCGTCATGCGCGAGGATGGCGTACGGCGCATGCGTGTGCAGCCAACGATAGCGATCTGCGATGGTGTCGGGGCAATACAGCCGGTGACCGCTGAGCGCGCGATAGCAGTCGTCGATGCGCGCGAGCAAGATCAGTTGGCGATCGGAAGGCGGCATGGGTGCGTGTAAGTCGCCCGCAGGAGCGGGGATTGTCGCGGAGACTGCGCGATCGTGGACGTGACGCCGCGCATGCTGTGCGCATCCTCGGCGGTGTGTCTACGACGTTGTCACGCACGCGAGGCGGCGCACGGACGCTCAGAACGTCCCACGCTGCACGAACGGCACCTGCGCGTAGAGCCGGCGCTCGCCGCCGCGCGGGTCGTGCGC includes:
- a CDS encoding GGDEF domain-containing protein, whose product is MHERYQEPNDAPPGEAYAAQLRKGFAGLRFDPPLERAYRHYTAATLGFAQRVAASLGVLIALLLLGWDAVHFGWRGGGLPGYAVAVRAATLLALLWVAAAIHRADTHGPGRAALLLLVGGTGLVLSSIGYPPQELRYAAAVMTLVIVAGFFPLGMALWQSVAVALLLCAISAVSGHLLLDGAAHDAYLRLQWLLWTAVPVGAVGGYLREHSRREGFLQRRVRDDEALRDALTGLGDRRRFDEHLAVALAERGRLQRGLALILVELDGFAALAQRSGAGAADRAVLEVAEAMQCLLRPLDVAMRIGADRFALVLYDASGAHLRQVAPALRDMVEVMAIAQETADARPLTVSVGALLAAPEDTPATLMQRAEALLDSARAVGNRVVLAEDTGW
- a CDS encoding MEKHLA domain-containing protein gives rise to the protein MPPSDRQLILLARIDDCYRALSGHRLYCPDTIADRYRWLHTHAPYAILAHDAGTDPVFFYANRCALNCFKYSEREMLSLPSRLSAGPSDRTERQRLLETVTRNGLTGGYSGPRVDKLGNSFLIHDGEIWQLGFGSAAGWGQAALFWPSPRQTVALD